In the genome of Rhodoplanes sp. Z2-YC6860, one region contains:
- a CDS encoding ABC transporter substrate-binding protein produces MIRLATWLLAAIVLWPASSLAQTKVRLAVGGQPALFYLPLNVTDRLGYFKDEGLDVTIIDASAGGRALQALMGGSADVVTGSFDHTIQMQAKKQPITAVVQLGRFPGFVLGLVGPKAPAYRGPADLKGMKIGITAPGSSTHFMALHMMAQAGLKPDDASFIATGAGATAVAAARRGEIDAMINVDPVISQLESEKTIRVVADTRTEQGTRLVYGGLYPAAVLYLPPAYAQNNPRTVQSLTNAFVRGLKWIATHSPEDIAKVMPAEHALGDMELFTRAIAKSLPMYSPDGRFTVEGAETALKVLREFDPGIRDAAIDLSATYTSAFLDKVVTR; encoded by the coding sequence ATGATCCGCCTCGCGACTTGGCTGCTTGCAGCCATTGTCCTGTGGCCCGCGTCATCCCTCGCGCAGACAAAAGTGCGGCTCGCGGTCGGCGGCCAGCCAGCCCTGTTCTACCTGCCGCTCAACGTCACCGACCGGCTTGGCTACTTCAAAGACGAAGGACTCGACGTCACGATCATTGACGCATCCGCCGGCGGCCGCGCACTGCAGGCGCTGATGGGCGGCAGCGCCGATGTGGTCACCGGCTCGTTCGACCACACCATCCAAATGCAGGCGAAAAAGCAGCCCATCACGGCGGTGGTGCAGCTCGGCCGCTTTCCGGGTTTCGTGCTGGGGCTGGTCGGACCGAAGGCTCCGGCCTATCGCGGCCCGGCCGATCTCAAAGGCATGAAGATCGGTATCACGGCGCCGGGCTCGAGCACGCATTTCATGGCGCTGCACATGATGGCGCAGGCCGGCCTCAAGCCCGACGATGCCTCCTTCATCGCCACCGGCGCCGGCGCAACCGCGGTCGCGGCCGCGCGCCGTGGCGAGATCGATGCCATGATCAACGTCGACCCGGTGATCAGCCAGCTTGAAAGCGAGAAGACGATCCGCGTCGTCGCCGACACGCGCACTGAGCAAGGCACGCGGCTGGTCTACGGTGGGCTCTATCCCGCGGCGGTGCTTTATCTGCCGCCCGCCTATGCGCAGAACAATCCCAGGACGGTGCAGTCGCTGACCAACGCCTTTGTCCGCGGGCTGAAATGGATAGCGACCCACTCGCCCGAGGACATCGCCAAGGTGATGCCGGCCGAACATGCGCTCGGCGACATGGAACTGTTTACCCGTGCGATCGCAAAAAGCCTGCCGATGTATTCTCCCGACGGCCGCTTCACGGTGGAAGGCGCCGAGACCGCATTGAAGGTGCTGCGCGAGTTCGACCCCGGCATCCGCGATGCCGCAATCGATCTTTCGGCAACTTACACGAGCGCTTTTCTCGATAAGGTGGTCACGCGATAA
- a CDS encoding ABC transporter substrate-binding protein — MRSLKLALAAVAAVISLGAARAEPVKIRMAWVAPVSNWASIILEKQDLAKHIGKSYTLEAVRYAGTPPMMTAIATGELEIANLAYSTFPLAVQNANLDDLRIIADEFQDGVPGYATNEWAVAKDSPIKEIKDLKGKVIATNSVGSAVDIAARAMLRKAGLEDKRDYTVIEAPFPTMKAMLQEKKVDLAPYVLPFSFDPQLQQIARPLFSSKDAIGVSQFIIWAARKSFIDKNRAAMVDFMEDMLRIERWFLDPKNHEEVMKIAAKVTKSPPERWDWLFTKRDYYRNPDMIPDLKALQSNINLTHELGFIKAPMDVSKYADLSLVEEAAKRVK; from the coding sequence ATGCGCTCGCTGAAACTCGCGCTGGCTGCTGTCGCTGCCGTCATTTCGCTTGGCGCGGCCCGCGCCGAGCCGGTCAAAATCCGGATGGCCTGGGTGGCGCCGGTGTCGAACTGGGCCTCGATTATCCTCGAGAAGCAGGACCTCGCCAAGCACATCGGCAAGTCCTACACGCTCGAAGCGGTCCGCTATGCCGGCACGCCGCCGATGATGACGGCAATTGCGACGGGCGAGCTCGAGATCGCCAACCTCGCCTATTCGACCTTCCCGCTCGCGGTCCAGAACGCCAACCTCGACGATCTGCGTATCATCGCCGACGAATTTCAGGACGGCGTCCCGGGCTACGCGACCAACGAATGGGCCGTGGCCAAGGACAGCCCGATCAAGGAGATCAAGGACCTCAAAGGCAAGGTGATCGCCACCAACTCGGTGGGCAGCGCCGTCGATATCGCGGCGCGCGCGATGCTGCGCAAGGCCGGCCTCGAGGACAAGCGCGACTACACGGTGATCGAAGCGCCGTTCCCCACCATGAAGGCGATGCTGCAGGAGAAGAAGGTCGATCTTGCGCCGTACGTATTGCCGTTCTCGTTCGATCCGCAGCTGCAGCAGATCGCGCGGCCGCTGTTCTCCAGCAAGGACGCGATCGGCGTGTCGCAGTTCATCATCTGGGCGGCCCGCAAATCCTTCATCGACAAGAACCGCGCCGCGATGGTCGACTTCATGGAGGACATGCTCCGCATCGAGCGCTGGTTCCTCGACCCGAAAAACCACGAGGAGGTGATGAAGATCGCCGCGAAGGTGACGAAGTCGCCGCCCGAGCGCTGGGACTGGCTGTTCACCAAGCGCGATTATTATCGCAACCCCGACATGATCCCCGATCTCAAGGCGCTGCAGTCCAACATCAACCTCACGCACGAGCTCGGCTTCATCAAAGCGCCGATGGACGTGAGCAAGTACGCGGATCTGAGCCTGGTCGAAGAAGCGGCCAAACGCGTCAAGTAA
- a CDS encoding enolase C-terminal domain-like protein, whose product MRIVDIRETAIPLKSDLRNSGFDFSEMTTSVVAVITDVIRDGRPVAGFAFNSTGRYACGAQMRARFIPRILKAEPKSLLNEAGDNLDPEKILAVMMRNEKAGGHSERSVGIGTIEVAVWDAVAKIEGKPLHRVLAERFSGGKVQDKVFCYVGGGWYAPGKTTRDLQDEMRRHLDSGYTMVKMKVGGMTVAEDCARVEAVQTVVGNRGTLAVDANCKFTRDEALTYAKALSPYKLRWFEEPCDPLDYATLAEVSEAYDGALSTGENLFSTQDVENLVRFGGLKASRGDIIQVDPPQAYGIVQYARTLDMLASHGWPRAGLFPHGGNQMSLHIAGGFGLGGAESYPGVFGAFAGFADDAKLDNGYLKLPDRPGIGFEGQAALYRIMKDLAA is encoded by the coding sequence ATGCGTATCGTCGATATCCGCGAAACCGCGATCCCGCTGAAGTCCGATCTCCGCAACTCCGGATTCGACTTCTCCGAAATGACCACCTCGGTGGTCGCGGTCATCACCGACGTGATCCGCGACGGCAGGCCGGTGGCGGGCTTCGCCTTCAACTCCACCGGCCGCTACGCCTGCGGCGCGCAGATGCGCGCGCGATTCATTCCGCGGATTCTCAAGGCCGAGCCGAAATCGTTGCTCAACGAAGCGGGCGACAATCTCGACCCGGAAAAGATCCTCGCCGTGATGATGCGCAACGAGAAGGCGGGCGGCCACAGCGAACGCTCGGTCGGCATCGGCACCATCGAGGTGGCGGTGTGGGACGCGGTCGCCAAGATCGAAGGCAAGCCGCTGCACCGCGTGCTGGCCGAGCGCTTCAGCGGCGGCAAGGTGCAGGACAAGGTATTCTGCTACGTCGGCGGCGGCTGGTACGCCCCGGGCAAGACCACCAGGGATTTGCAGGACGAGATGCGGCGCCATCTCGATTCCGGCTACACCATGGTGAAAATGAAGGTCGGCGGCATGACGGTCGCCGAGGACTGCGCCCGCGTCGAGGCGGTGCAGACCGTGGTCGGCAACCGCGGCACGCTCGCGGTCGACGCCAACTGCAAGTTCACCCGCGACGAGGCGCTGACCTACGCCAAAGCGCTGTCGCCCTACAAGCTTCGCTGGTTCGAGGAGCCCTGCGATCCGCTCGACTATGCGACGCTCGCCGAGGTCTCGGAGGCCTATGACGGCGCGCTATCGACCGGCGAGAATCTCTTCTCCACGCAAGACGTCGAAAACCTGGTCCGCTTCGGCGGCCTGAAGGCCTCCCGCGGCGACATCATCCAGGTCGATCCGCCGCAGGCCTATGGCATCGTGCAATACGCCCGCACGCTCGACATGCTTGCGAGCCACGGTTGGCCGCGCGCGGGCTTGTTCCCGCACGGCGGCAACCAGATGTCGCTGCACATCGCCGGCGGCTTCGGGTTGGGCGGCGCCGAATCCTATCCCGGCGTGTTCGGCGCATTCGCGGGCTTCGCCGACGATGCGAAGCTCGACAACGGCTACCTCAAGTTGCCCGACCGGCCCGGCATCGGCTTCGAGGGTCAGGCGGCGCTTTATCGCATCATGAAGGACCTCGCTGCGTAG
- a CDS encoding D-2-hydroxyacid dehydrogenase, translating to MPRLLIVLTFPPDVTEQYRVQLSQKFPDIEIEVAATADKATAAFPQADMLLTFGQMMKNLKLELGGAAKLRWVQALGTGLDGITDQPALKPQVTVTSLHGVHGAPVSEAALASMLALSRDLPGFVRAQDEHAWKRWPAKLLQDKTCGILGIGVIAEALAPKCKALGMKVVGFTSAPRQVAGFDRVLPASDLIKTLPEIDHFVLLTPYSAATHHMINAEVFAAMKPTAFLTNLARGGVVDEDALIEALRQKKIAGAALDVFNQEPLPPDSPLWTFKNVIITTHQGGFCDTYVDLAMPILEHNMRCFLKGDLKGMMNVARAAA from the coding sequence ATGCCTCGCCTTCTGATTGTTCTTACGTTCCCGCCCGACGTGACCGAGCAATACCGCGTCCAGCTCAGTCAGAAATTCCCGGACATCGAAATCGAAGTTGCGGCGACCGCCGACAAGGCCACGGCAGCGTTTCCGCAGGCCGATATGCTGCTCACCTTCGGGCAGATGATGAAGAACCTGAAGCTCGAGCTCGGAGGCGCCGCCAAGCTCCGATGGGTGCAGGCGCTCGGCACCGGGCTCGACGGCATCACCGACCAGCCGGCGCTGAAGCCGCAAGTCACCGTGACGAGCCTGCACGGCGTGCATGGCGCGCCGGTGTCGGAGGCGGCGCTCGCCTCGATGCTGGCGCTGTCACGCGATCTGCCGGGCTTCGTGCGCGCCCAGGACGAGCATGCCTGGAAGCGCTGGCCCGCGAAGCTCCTGCAGGACAAGACTTGCGGCATCCTCGGCATCGGCGTGATTGCCGAAGCGCTGGCGCCGAAGTGCAAGGCGCTCGGGATGAAGGTGGTCGGCTTTACATCCGCACCGCGGCAGGTCGCGGGCTTCGATCGGGTGCTGCCGGCGAGCGACCTGATCAAGACATTGCCGGAGATCGACCACTTCGTGCTGCTGACGCCCTACTCGGCCGCGACGCATCACATGATCAACGCCGAGGTCTTCGCCGCGATGAAGCCCACGGCCTTCCTCACCAACCTTGCCCGCGGCGGGGTGGTCGACGAGGACGCGCTGATCGAGGCGCTGCGGCAGAAAAAGATCGCAGGCGCGGCGCTCGACGTGTTCAACCAGGAGCCGCTGCCGCCCGACAGTCCGCTGTGGACGTTCAAGAACGTCATCATCACCACGCATCAGGGCGGTTTTTGCGACACCTATGTCGACCTCGCAATGCCGATCCTCGAGCACAACATGCGCTGCTTCCTCAAAGGCGACCTGAAGGGCATGATGAACGTCGCCAGGGCGGCGGCGTGA
- a CDS encoding ABC transporter permease — MARTDALAPDAAALAAPTPSLARTVLWSIARMSSVLALLIGWEVLARSGTFTPFVLPSLTSVVERIWSDALSGELFINIGLTMYRALVGFFISMIGGIVIGAAMSRNVIANWFFDPIVSVGFPMPKIAFLPVVILWLGVYDVSKITIVVIDAIFPVIAATVLAIRGVEHELIWSARNMGATDRQVLTQVVLPAALPQILTGLQVALPISMIVAVVAEMLMGGYGLGGAMMTASRFADSRGVFAGIVEIAIVGYVLIKLMAMLRRRLLIWHPEANEPATV; from the coding sequence ATGGCGCGAACAGACGCACTAGCTCCGGATGCAGCGGCGCTCGCCGCGCCCACGCCGTCGCTCGCGCGCACGGTGCTCTGGAGCATCGCGCGGATGTCTTCGGTGCTGGCGCTGCTGATCGGCTGGGAGGTTCTGGCCCGAAGCGGCACGTTCACGCCTTTCGTGCTGCCTTCGCTCACTTCGGTGGTCGAACGCATCTGGTCGGACGCCCTGTCCGGCGAGCTTTTCATCAACATCGGCCTGACGATGTATCGGGCGCTGGTCGGCTTTTTCATCTCGATGATCGGCGGCATCGTGATCGGCGCGGCCATGTCGCGCAACGTCATCGCCAACTGGTTCTTCGATCCGATCGTCTCGGTCGGCTTCCCGATGCCGAAGATCGCGTTTCTACCCGTGGTCATCCTCTGGCTCGGCGTCTATGACGTCTCCAAGATCACCATCGTGGTGATCGACGCGATCTTTCCGGTGATCGCCGCAACCGTGCTCGCGATCCGCGGCGTCGAGCATGAACTCATCTGGTCGGCGCGAAACATGGGCGCGACCGACCGCCAGGTCCTGACGCAGGTCGTGCTGCCCGCAGCCCTGCCGCAGATTCTCACCGGGCTGCAGGTCGCGTTGCCCATCTCGATGATCGTCGCCGTGGTGGCCGAGATGCTGATGGGCGGTTACGGGCTCGGCGGCGCCATGATGACCGCCTCGCGCTTTGCCGATTCGCGCGGTGTGTTCGCCGGCATCGTCGAGATCGCCATCGTGGGTTATGTGCTGATCAAGCTGATGGCCATGCTGCGGCGGCGGCTCCTGATCTGGCACCCGGAGGCCAACGAGCCGGCGACCGTTTGA
- a CDS encoding isocitrate lyase/PEP mutase family protein → MNEQPTWRDLLRREQPLLLPCAHDALSARLIERAGFAAYSIGGFALVGSRYGIPDIGLAAFSEISAGIRDIMGATRLPVLVDGDTGYGDVKNVTHTVEGYEALGASAIFIEDQVAPKRCGHMVGKDVIPADVMVRKIKAAAAARRSKDFFLIARTDARAVHGLDDALRRGEQYLEAGADGIFIEAPQSIEELRRIGRAFQGAPQMANMLEGGQTPMLPPAELKAMGFAIVAYPTSVIFRVARTIERALADIKAGRPGTSGDSVDFAGFKDITGYEHWAQIEDKYAPPLRSKA, encoded by the coding sequence ATGAACGAACAACCGACCTGGAGGGATCTGCTCAGGCGCGAGCAGCCGTTGCTGCTGCCCTGCGCCCATGACGCGCTGTCGGCGCGGCTCATCGAGCGCGCCGGTTTCGCGGCTTATTCAATCGGCGGCTTCGCGCTGGTCGGCTCGCGTTATGGCATTCCGGACATCGGACTTGCGGCGTTCAGTGAGATCAGCGCGGGCATCCGCGACATCATGGGCGCGACCAGGCTTCCGGTGCTGGTCGACGGCGACACCGGCTACGGTGACGTCAAGAATGTCACCCACACCGTCGAAGGCTATGAAGCGCTCGGCGCATCCGCGATCTTCATCGAGGATCAGGTGGCGCCGAAGCGCTGCGGCCATATGGTCGGCAAGGACGTGATCCCCGCCGACGTCATGGTGAGGAAGATCAAGGCCGCGGCGGCTGCGCGGCGCAGCAAGGACTTCTTCCTCATTGCCCGCACCGACGCCCGGGCCGTTCACGGTCTCGACGACGCATTGCGCCGCGGCGAGCAATATCTCGAAGCCGGCGCCGACGGCATCTTCATCGAGGCGCCGCAATCGATTGAAGAGCTTCGGCGCATTGGCCGCGCATTCCAGGGTGCGCCGCAGATGGCCAATATGCTGGAGGGCGGCCAGACTCCGATGCTGCCGCCGGCCGAACTGAAGGCCATGGGATTTGCGATCGTGGCCTATCCCACTTCGGTGATCTTCCGCGTGGCGCGAACCATCGAAAGAGCACTGGCCGATATCAAAGCCGGGCGGCCGGGCACGAGCGGCGACAGCGTCGACTTCGCAGGCTTCAAGGATATCACCGGCTACGAGCACTGGGCGCAGATCGAGGACAAGTACGCGCCACCGCTTCGGAGCAAGGCATGA
- a CDS encoding Bug family tripartite tricarboxylate transporter substrate binding protein yields MLDAPGGFRAGALALLFALFASAAVAQSYPNGQVHIIVPTQPGGVTDTMARIVAQGLGESLNQTVIVDNRPGGNGGVGAQAVERSPADGLTLMVTSDATITANPFMSNKLLYNASAFTPIVVLCRGTPVLVVNSSVPAKSTQELIALAKAKPGTLNYGSYGIGTYAHLSMEDFKLRTGTDIVHIPFRGAAPAANALLADDVNMLLLNLSSIAGHEPSGKVRILAAAGAKRITTRPNLPTIAESGVPGFQTSVWFGLFGPPNMPPELTAKIHADVSKVLDSQRSKEFFEKNTFERVTLTPPEFVQLIADDSKHWEAIIKKVGAKID; encoded by the coding sequence ATGCTGGACGCACCGGGCGGATTTCGCGCGGGCGCGCTCGCGCTCCTGTTTGCGCTGTTCGCGAGTGCAGCCGTCGCACAAAGCTATCCCAACGGCCAGGTGCACATCATCGTGCCGACGCAGCCCGGCGGCGTCACCGACACCATGGCGCGCATCGTTGCGCAGGGGCTGGGCGAAAGCCTGAACCAGACCGTAATCGTCGACAACCGTCCGGGTGGCAACGGCGGGGTCGGCGCCCAGGCGGTGGAGCGCTCGCCGGCCGACGGGCTGACGTTGATGGTCACGTCGGACGCCACCATCACGGCCAACCCGTTCATGTCGAACAAGCTTCTGTACAACGCGTCGGCCTTCACGCCGATCGTCGTGCTGTGCCGCGGCACGCCGGTTCTGGTGGTGAACTCTTCGGTGCCAGCCAAGTCCACGCAGGAGCTGATCGCGCTGGCCAAAGCCAAGCCGGGCACGCTGAACTACGGCTCCTACGGCATCGGCACCTATGCGCATCTCAGCATGGAGGACTTCAAGCTTCGCACCGGCACCGACATCGTGCACATCCCGTTCCGCGGCGCGGCGCCGGCCGCGAACGCGCTGCTGGCCGACGACGTCAACATGCTGCTGCTCAACCTCAGCAGCATCGCCGGCCACGAGCCGAGCGGAAAGGTGCGCATCCTCGCGGCCGCGGGCGCCAAACGCATCACGACGCGGCCCAACCTGCCGACCATCGCGGAATCGGGCGTGCCGGGCTTTCAGACGTCGGTGTGGTTCGGGCTGTTCGGCCCGCCCAACATGCCACCGGAGCTGACGGCGAAGATCCACGCCGACGTCAGCAAGGTGCTCGATTCGCAACGGTCGAAGGAATTCTTCGAGAAGAACACGTTCGAGCGCGTGACGCTGACGCCGCCGGAATTCGTGCAGCTCATCGCGGACGACTCGAAGCATTGGGAAGCCATCATCAAGAAGGTCGGCGCGAAGATCGATTGA
- a CDS encoding GDCCVxC domain-containing (seleno)protein, with amino-acid sequence MTCPHCGTSKPEEMPRDACQIVYLCTGCGATLRPTAGDCCVFCSYGSVPCPPIQADRLT; translated from the coding sequence ATGACGTGCCCCCATTGCGGAACATCGAAGCCGGAAGAGATGCCGCGCGATGCCTGCCAGATCGTCTATCTGTGCACCGGCTGTGGCGCCACACTGCGGCCGACAGCCGGCGACTGCTGCGTGTTCTGCTCGTACGGCTCCGTCCCGTGTCCGCCGATCCAGGCTGATCGACTTACTTGA
- a CDS encoding cupin domain-containing protein — MNDFPNLPPPVRRVVTGHDDNNVAKVLIDGRATNHKGAGARSTLMWITDQNPADISVGENAEDMGARIVGTPPPANGTRFCVIDFPPGNPAHMHRTETIDYVIVIEGEIDMDMDDSTVKLKAGDVMIQRGTNHAWANRGTKLARVAFVLVDAKPLGLGKPVMGMNSAR, encoded by the coding sequence ATGAACGATTTTCCGAACCTGCCGCCGCCGGTGCGCCGCGTCGTGACCGGACATGACGACAACAACGTCGCCAAGGTTCTGATCGACGGCCGCGCCACCAACCATAAGGGCGCCGGGGCGCGCTCCACGCTGATGTGGATCACCGACCAGAATCCGGCAGACATCAGCGTCGGCGAGAACGCCGAGGACATGGGCGCTCGCATCGTCGGCACGCCGCCGCCCGCGAACGGCACGCGCTTCTGCGTGATCGATTTCCCGCCCGGCAACCCAGCGCACATGCACCGCACCGAGACGATCGATTATGTGATCGTCATCGAAGGCGAGATCGACATGGACATGGACGACTCGACCGTGAAGCTGAAGGCGGGCGACGTCATGATCCAGCGCGGCACCAACCACGCCTGGGCCAACCGTGGCACGAAGCTGGCCCGCGTCGCCTTCGTGCTGGTGGATGCAAAGCCCCTCGGCCTCGGCAAGCCCGTGATGGGCATGAACAGCGCGCGATAA
- a CDS encoding FAD-dependent oxidoreductase, with product MSESELMFDVIVIGGGIAGMVAANRAGQLGKRVAVLEKSTEEKYICNSRITYGTFHINFTSPLTGEDELVRKIDTCTEGHARKDLGRAVAKESRRLMQWLTDEGIDLSDLGQYHTHVLSPVARTGSGLKWENYAGDIALQRLEAALKKRGGQLLRGTRATALKLAKDDIEVEAQQAGAAKTFKAKAVVIADGGFTANAELVREHVSRTPEKLLQRHGGAANGDGLRMAQAVGAARSTEMGSFYGHLHSRDAMTAGNRMWPRPQADDVAAASIVIDASGRRVADEGFGGIYLSNAIARLPDPLGTTIIFDQAVWDGPGRNHVQPPNPLVPDEGGTLHKANMLAELAGLIGLAPERLEAVVADYNKAIEAGTLDKLDPPRRPSGAKAWPIKTAPFYAMPICTAITNTMGGIVVDGQARVLDTKGSPIPGLFAAGSTVGGLDGGPHSGYVGGLIKAVIGLIAAETISKSAP from the coding sequence ATGAGCGAGAGTGAATTGATGTTTGACGTCATCGTCATCGGCGGCGGCATCGCCGGAATGGTGGCTGCCAACCGCGCCGGCCAGCTCGGCAAGCGCGTTGCCGTGCTGGAGAAGAGCACGGAAGAGAAATACATCTGCAATTCGCGGATCACCTACGGCACGTTCCACATCAACTTCACGAGTCCGCTCACAGGCGAAGACGAACTCGTCCGCAAGATCGACACCTGCACCGAAGGCCATGCCCGCAAGGATTTGGGCCGCGCGGTCGCCAAGGAAAGCCGCCGGCTGATGCAGTGGCTGACAGATGAAGGCATCGATCTGTCCGATCTCGGCCAGTACCACACTCACGTCTTGTCGCCGGTGGCGCGCACCGGCTCCGGACTGAAATGGGAGAACTATGCCGGTGACATCGCGCTCCAGCGCCTGGAGGCGGCTCTCAAGAAGCGCGGCGGGCAGCTCCTGCGCGGCACCCGGGCCACGGCGCTGAAGCTTGCCAAGGATGACATCGAGGTCGAAGCCCAGCAGGCCGGCGCAGCCAAGACCTTCAAGGCCAAGGCGGTGGTCATCGCCGACGGCGGCTTCACGGCCAATGCCGAACTGGTGCGCGAGCACGTGTCGCGGACGCCCGAGAAACTCCTGCAGCGTCACGGCGGCGCCGCGAACGGCGACGGCTTGCGCATGGCACAGGCCGTTGGCGCGGCGCGCAGCACCGAGATGGGCAGCTTCTACGGCCATCTGCACAGCCGCGACGCCATGACCGCCGGCAATCGCATGTGGCCGCGCCCGCAAGCCGATGACGTGGCAGCGGCCTCGATCGTAATCGACGCGAGCGGCCGCCGCGTCGCCGACGAAGGCTTCGGCGGGATCTATCTGTCGAACGCCATCGCTCGCCTGCCCGACCCGCTCGGCACCACCATCATCTTCGATCAAGCGGTCTGGGACGGCCCCGGCCGCAACCACGTGCAGCCGCCGAACCCACTGGTGCCGGACGAAGGCGGCACGCTGCACAAGGCGAACATGCTCGCCGAACTCGCCGGCCTGATCGGACTTGCGCCCGAGAGGCTCGAAGCCGTGGTCGCCGATTACAACAAAGCCATCGAGGCCGGCACGCTCGACAAGCTCGATCCGCCGCGCCGGCCGAGCGGTGCGAAAGCCTGGCCGATCAAGACCGCACCGTTCTATGCCATGCCGATCTGCACGGCGATCACCAACACCATGGGCGGCATCGTGGTCGACGGACAGGCGCGCGTGCTCGACACGAAAGGTTCGCCGATCCCTGGCCTGTTCGCCGCGGGCTCGACGGTCGGCGGCCTCGACGGCGGTCCGCATTCCGGCTACGTCGGCGGCTTGATCAAGGCGGTGATCGGGCTCATTGCGGCGGAAACAATCAGCAAGTCCGCGCCTTGA
- a CDS encoding ABC transporter ATP-binding protein codes for MTEPQIAVDKVCHVYRPPRGKPVLALDDVSLEVRPREFLALLGPSGCGKSTLLYLIGGFLPIEKGAIAVNGAPVKAPGPDRGIVFQHFALFPWKTVRENVLYGLERQNMPKAERLARAAQFIDLVGLSGFEDSFPSQLSGGMKQRTALARTLAFDPSILLMDEPFGALDAQTRHLMQSELLGIWQRTPKTVIFVTHDVQEAVYLADRVAVMSARPGRIKTIVDTKFDKNDPGVFKTKGFVDKVDELWNLVRDEAIKAERRKP; via the coding sequence ATGACCGAGCCGCAGATCGCCGTCGACAAGGTCTGTCATGTGTATCGTCCGCCGCGCGGCAAACCGGTGCTGGCGCTGGACGATGTTTCGCTGGAGGTGCGGCCGCGCGAATTTCTAGCGCTGCTCGGTCCTTCCGGTTGCGGCAAATCCACCCTGCTCTACCTGATCGGCGGCTTTCTTCCGATCGAGAAGGGCGCGATCGCGGTGAACGGTGCGCCGGTGAAGGCGCCGGGACCCGACCGCGGCATCGTGTTCCAGCATTTCGCGCTGTTCCCCTGGAAGACCGTGCGCGAGAACGTGCTGTACGGCCTCGAGCGGCAGAACATGCCGAAGGCCGAACGACTCGCACGGGCCGCGCAGTTCATCGATCTCGTCGGACTTTCGGGTTTCGAGGACAGCTTCCCGTCGCAGCTTTCCGGCGGCATGAAGCAACGCACCGCGCTCGCAAGGACGCTCGCCTTCGATCCGAGCATCCTCCTGATGGACGAGCCGTTCGGCGCGCTCGACGCGCAGACCCGGCACCTGATGCAGTCGGAGCTCCTCGGCATCTGGCAGCGCACGCCGAAGACCGTGATCTTCGTCACCCACGACGTGCAGGAGGCTGTCTATCTCGCCGACCGCGTCGCCGTGATGTCGGCGCGTCCCGGCCGGATCAAGACCATCGTCGACACCAAGTTCGACAAGAACGATCCAGGCGTGTTCAAGACCAAGGGCTTTGTCGACAAGGTCGACGAGCTCTGGAACCTGGTCCGCGACGAGGCCATCAAGGCGGAGCGCCGCAAACCATGA
- a CDS encoding ABC transporter permease, producing MKSVWLRYLPLVLLAIAWEAVSRLGLVSSSALPPLSDVIASWIDLIKTGELVSNAGASLYRAAAGLALAIVIGAALGIGMAWSKPVNVVVAPIVEIFYPLPKSALIPVTVIWLGLGDGSKILLIFLGCMIPVTIGAFNGARSSEQTLVWSARSMGAGRLRMLWDVVLPSAMPELLNGIRTALALSFILLVSAELIVARAGFGYLIGFLGANGAYDSMYAVVLTVALLGFAADRGFQLIMNRMLQWREQTH from the coding sequence ATGAAATCGGTGTGGCTCCGCTATCTGCCGCTGGTCCTGCTGGCCATCGCCTGGGAAGCGGTCTCGCGTTTGGGCCTGGTGTCGAGCTCCGCGCTGCCGCCGCTCAGCGACGTGATCGCGAGCTGGATCGATCTCATCAAGACCGGCGAGCTGGTCAGCAATGCCGGCGCGTCGCTCTATCGCGCCGCCGCGGGGCTCGCGCTTGCGATCGTCATCGGAGCGGCGCTCGGCATCGGCATGGCATGGTCGAAACCGGTCAACGTGGTGGTCGCGCCGATCGTCGAGATCTTCTATCCGCTGCCGAAGTCGGCGCTGATTCCGGTGACGGTGATCTGGCTCGGCTTGGGTGACGGCTCGAAAATCCTGCTGATTTTTCTCGGCTGCATGATCCCCGTGACGATCGGCGCCTTCAACGGCGCCCGCTCGAGCGAGCAGACGCTGGTCTGGTCGGCGCGTAGCATGGGCGCGGGGCGCCTGCGCATGCTGTGGGATGTGGTGCTGCCAAGCGCCATGCCGGAATTGCTTAATGGCATCCGCACAGCGCTGGCGCTGTCCTTCATCCTGCTGGTCTCGGCCGAGCTGATCGTGGCGCGGGCGGGCTTCGGCTACCTGATCGGGTTCCTCGGCGCCAACGGCGCCTATGACTCGATGTATGCGGTGGTGCTCACCGTGGCGCTGCTCGGCTTCGCCGCCGACCGCGGATTTCAGCTCATCATGAACCGGATGCTGCAATGGCGCGAACAGACGCACTAG